Proteins from a single region of Urocitellus parryii isolate mUroPar1 chromosome 4, mUroPar1.hap1, whole genome shotgun sequence:
- the Upk2 gene encoding uroplakin-2 isoform X1 yields MASLRPVQTLPLILILLAILAPGAAEFNISSLSGLLSPALTESLLVALPPCHLTGGNATLTVRRANDSKVEKSSFIVPPCRGRRELVSVVDSGNGFTVTRLRAYQVTNLLPGTKYYISYRVEKGTSTESSREIPMSTLPRRNMESIGLGMARTGGMVVITVLLSVAMFLLVVGFIIALALGARK; encoded by the exons ATGGCATCCCTGCGGCCTGTCCAGACCTTGCCCTTGATCCTGATTCTGCTGGCTATACTGGCCCCGGGGGCTGCAG AGTTCAACATCTCAAGCCTCTCTGGTCTGCTGTCCCCAGCGCTAACGGAGAGCCTGCTAGTTGCTTTGCCCCCCTGTCACCTCACAGGAGGCAACGCCACACTGACTGTCCGAAGAGCCAATGACAGCAAAG TGGAGAAGTCCAGTTTTATAGTGCCTCCATGCCGAGGGCGCAGGGAGCTGGTGAGCGTGGTGGACAGTGGGAATGGCTTCACAGTCACACGGCTCCGTGCATACCAGGTGACAAACCTCCTCCCAGGAACCAAATACTA TATTTCCTACCGAGTAGAGAAGGGGACATCTACCGAGTCCAGCAGAGAGATCCCAATGTCCACGCTTCCTC GAAGGAATATGGAGTCCATTGGTCTGGGAATGGCCCGAACAGGGGGCATGGTGGTCATCACAGTGCTGCTGTCTGTGGCCATGTTCCTGCTGGTAGTGGGTTTCATCATTGCCCTGGCTCTGGGCGCTCGAAAGTAA
- the Upk2 gene encoding uroplakin-2 isoform X2 yields the protein MASLRPVQTLPLILILLAILAPGAAEFNISSLSGLLSPALTESLLVALPPCHLTGGNATLTVRRANDSKVEKSSFIVPPCRGRRELVSVVDSGNGFTVTRLRAYQVTNLLPGTKYYISYRVEKGTSTESSREIPMSTLPRKNMESIGLGMARTGGMVVITVLLSVAMFLLVVGFIIALALGARK from the exons ATGGCATCCCTGCGGCCTGTCCAGACCTTGCCCTTGATCCTGATTCTGCTGGCTATACTGGCCCCGGGGGCTGCAG AGTTCAACATCTCAAGCCTCTCTGGTCTGCTGTCCCCAGCGCTAACGGAGAGCCTGCTAGTTGCTTTGCCCCCCTGTCACCTCACAGGAGGCAACGCCACACTGACTGTCCGAAGAGCCAATGACAGCAAAG TGGAGAAGTCCAGTTTTATAGTGCCTCCATGCCGAGGGCGCAGGGAGCTGGTGAGCGTGGTGGACAGTGGGAATGGCTTCACAGTCACACGGCTCCGTGCATACCAGGTGACAAACCTCCTCCCAGGAACCAAATACTA TATTTCCTACCGAGTAGAGAAGGGGACATCTACCGAGTCCAGCAGAGAGATCCCAATGTCCACGCTTCCTCGTAA GAATATGGAGTCCATTGGTCTGGGAATGGCCCGAACAGGGGGCATGGTGGTCATCACAGTGCTGCTGTCTGTGGCCATGTTCCTGCTGGTAGTGGGTTTCATCATTGCCCTGGCTCTGGGCGCTCGAAAGTAA